In a genomic window of Fusobacterium sp.:
- a CDS encoding YccF domain-containing protein translates to MINIYHAFIIQGIMSLLLNIIWLFLGGLVLAFEWFVAGIISTILIVTIPFARGCFEMAASCLTPFGKDIVLKTEYGEPPRPISAFFWIIFLGIWLAISHIIAGILQCITIIGIPVGIQNFKLAKIAFNPYKYTLVDRRFTPKK, encoded by the coding sequence ATGATAAATATTTACCACGCTTTTATCATACAAGGAATTATGAGTTTATTATTAAATATTATATGGTTATTTTTAGGAGGACTTGTTCTAGCTTTTGAATGGTTTGTAGCTGGGATAATAAGTACAATATTGATAGTTACAATACCATTTGCAAGAGGTTGTTTTGAAATGGCAGCTTCATGTCTCACACCTTTTGGAAAAGATATAGTACTGAAAACTGAATATGGAGAGCCACCAAGACCAATATCAGCATTTTTTTGGATAATATTTTTAGGAATATGGTTGGCTATATCACATATTATAGCTGGAATATTACAATGTATCACAATAATAGGAATACCAGTAGGAATACAAAATTTTAAATTAGCTAAAATAGCTTTTAATCCTTATAAATATACTTTAGTAGACAGAAGATTCACACCAAAAAAGTAA
- a CDS encoding tRNA 2-thiocytidine biosynthesis TtcA family protein has translation MEEIVKKNNILNFIENKSFSKTIWSPIGRAMHNYNMIEAGDRIAVGVSGGKDSLTVLNALVRIKKIANLDFEIIPIHIHPNTDKASFEVIEKYCEKLGLKLQIEDTNLSDMLFGEKEVKNPCFLCGRIRRGILYRMAKEQDINKLALGHHKDDIIETFLMNVFYQGNMKMMKPCYLSEEYGIKIIRPLAFVEEKDIIRYVSKLGLPVIKSDCPYEVNENSRRLRIKNLIKEISLENKDVRSVIFNSIKDLLN, from the coding sequence ATGGAAGAAATAGTAAAAAAAAATAATATATTAAATTTTATAGAAAATAAAAGTTTCAGTAAAACTATATGGAGTCCAATAGGACGTGCAATGCATAATTATAATATGATAGAAGCAGGAGACAGAATAGCAGTAGGAGTATCAGGAGGAAAAGATAGTTTGACTGTTTTAAATGCTTTGGTAAGAATAAAAAAGATAGCCAATTTAGATTTTGAAATCATTCCTATTCATATACATCCTAATACTGATAAAGCCTCTTTTGAAGTAATAGAAAAATATTGTGAAAAATTAGGATTAAAACTTCAGATAGAGGATACAAATTTAAGTGATATGCTTTTTGGAGAAAAGGAAGTGAAAAATCCATGTTTTTTATGTGGGAGAATAAGAAGAGGAATTCTTTACAGAATGGCGAAAGAACAAGATATAAATAAATTAGCTTTAGGTCATCATAAAGATGATATAATAGAGACATTTCTTATGAATGTTTTTTATCAGGGAAATATGAAAATGATGAAACCCTGCTATCTTTCAGAGGAATATGGTATTAAAATAATAAGACCACTTGCATTTGTTGAAGAAAAAGATATAATAAGATATGTAAGTAAATTAGGACTTCCTGTAATAAAATCTGATTGTCCATATGAAGTGAATGAAAATTCAAGAAGATTGAGAATAAAAAATCTTATAAAAGAAATATCTTTAGAAAATAAAGATGTAAGGAGTGTTATTTTTAATAGTATTAAAGATTTATTAAACTAA
- a CDS encoding ATP-binding protein → MKKGEIALESLRTTYRKKIWTKFVKAIKDFNLIEDGDKIAVGVSGGKDSLLLCKLFQEMKKDKSKNFEVAFISMNPGFEAMDMEKFKSNLEELEIPCEVFESNVWEIAFKEDPERPCFLCAKMRRGVLYNKVEELGYNKLVLGHHFDDMVETTMINMFYAGTVKTMIPKVKSTSGKMELIRPMIYIKEKDIIAYTQKNEIEAMGCGCPVESGKIDSKRKEIKNILNRLEEKNPNVKQSIFNSMRNINLDYVVGYTRGNKRNTNKVEE, encoded by the coding sequence ATGAAAAAAGGAGAAATAGCTTTAGAGAGTTTGAGGACTACATACAGGAAAAAAATATGGACTAAATTTGTAAAAGCCATAAAGGACTTTAATCTTATAGAAGATGGAGATAAAATAGCAGTAGGAGTATCAGGAGGGAAAGATAGTCTTCTTTTATGTAAATTATTTCAAGAGATGAAAAAAGATAAAAGTAAAAATTTTGAAGTAGCTTTTATTTCTATGAATCCAGGTTTTGAAGCTATGGATATGGAGAAGTTTAAGTCCAATCTTGAAGAATTAGAGATACCATGTGAAGTGTTTGAGTCTAATGTATGGGAAATTGCATTTAAGGAAGACCCCGAAAGACCATGTTTTTTATGTGCTAAAATGAGAAGGGGAGTGCTTTATAATAAAGTAGAAGAGCTTGGATACAATAAGCTTGTTCTAGGACATCACTTTGATGATATGGTAGAAACTACTATGATAAATATGTTTTATGCAGGAACTGTAAAAACAATGATACCAAAGGTAAAATCTACAAGTGGAAAAATGGAACTTATAAGACCTATGATATATATAAAAGAAAAAGATATAATAGCATACACTCAAAAAAATGAGATAGAGGCTATGGGATGTGGTTGTCCTGTTGAGTCTGGAAAAATAGATTCAAAAAGGAAAGAAATAAAGAATATTTTAAATAGGTTAGAAGAAAAAAATCCAAATGTAAAACAAAGTATATTCAATTCTATGAGAAATATAAATCTTGATTATGTTGTAGGATATACAAGAGGAAATAAAAGGAATACTAATAAAGTAGAGGAATAA
- a CDS encoding SPFH domain-containing protein: MGSFIIFLLFVFVVVLIAFHVRIVPQSRAYVIERLGGYKETWNVGINFLVPFIDRVAKRVSLKEQVIDFKPQPVITKDNVTMQIDSVIYFQITDPKLYTYGVENPMNAIENLTATTLRNIIGDMELDSTLTSRDTINTEMRAILDEATDPWGMKINRVELKNIIPPREIQDAMERQMKAERERREAILRAEGQKKSAILVAEGEKESQILRAEAEKQSAILRAEGQKEVAIKEAQGKAEAILSVQRAEAEAIKLLKEADASKEVLMIKGMDTFSKVADGKSTKIIIPSELQNLTTFSTLFGEFKEKDKK, translated from the coding sequence ATGGGTTCATTTATTATATTTTTATTATTTGTATTTGTTGTAGTATTGATAGCTTTTCATGTAAGAATAGTACCTCAATCAAGAGCTTATGTAATAGAAAGACTTGGGGGATATAAGGAAACTTGGAATGTTGGAATAAACTTTCTTGTTCCTTTCATTGACAGAGTTGCAAAAAGGGTTTCTTTAAAAGAACAGGTTATTGATTTTAAGCCTCAGCCTGTTATAACTAAAGACAATGTAACCATGCAGATAGATTCTGTAATATATTTTCAAATTACAGACCCTAAACTATATACATATGGAGTAGAAAATCCTATGAATGCTATAGAAAATCTTACTGCTACTACTCTTAGAAATATAATAGGAGATATGGAACTTGATTCCACTTTAACTTCAAGAGATACTATTAATACTGAGATGAGAGCTATTCTTGATGAAGCTACAGATCCATGGGGAATGAAAATAAATAGAGTAGAGTTAAAAAATATAATTCCACCTAGAGAAATTCAGGATGCAATGGAAAGACAGATGAAAGCAGAAAGAGAAAGAAGAGAAGCTATCTTGAGAGCAGAAGGACAGAAAAAATCAGCTATCCTTGTAGCAGAAGGAGAAAAAGAATCACAAATCTTAAGAGCAGAAGCAGAAAAGCAATCAGCTATCTTGAGAGCAGAAGGTCAAAAAGAAGTTGCAATCAAAGAAGCTCAAGGTAAAGCAGAAGCTATTTTGTCAGTACAAAGAGCAGAAGCAGAAGCTATCAAGTTATTAAAAGAAGCAGATGCAAGTAAAGAAGTACTTATGATTAAAGGAATGGATACATTTAGTAAAGTTGCAGATGGCAAGTCTACTAAGATAATTATTCCATCAGAACTTCAAAATCTAACTACATTTAGTACTTTATTTGGAGAGTTTAAAGAAAAAGATAAAAAATAA
- a CDS encoding YbaB/EbfC family nucleoid-associated protein has product MVRKLKGGRTGNGASNQMDILKQAQSMQQQMMVVQEGLKEKELTASVGGGAVTVKVNGQKELLEVKLSDEIVKEAVEDKEMLEDLILSAIKEAMRQADELAEAEMGKVTGGINIPGLF; this is encoded by the coding sequence ATGGTAAGAAAATTAAAAGGTGGAAGAACAGGTAATGGAGCTTCAAACCAGATGGATATATTAAAGCAAGCTCAATCTATGCAGCAACAAATGATGGTTGTTCAAGAAGGGCTTAAAGAAAAAGAATTAACAGCATCAGTTGGTGGAGGAGCTGTTACAGTAAAGGTCAATGGGCAAAAAGAATTATTAGAAGTTAAATTAAGCGATGAAATAGTTAAAGAAGCTGTTGAAGATAAAGAAATGCTTGAAGATCTTATTCTTTCAGCTATAAAAGAAGCAATGAGACAAGCTGATGAATTAGCAGAAGCTGAAATGGGCAAAGTAACTGGAGGAATTAATATTCCAGGATTATTTTAA